A portion of the Nyctibius grandis isolate bNycGra1 chromosome 31, bNycGra1.pri, whole genome shotgun sequence genome contains these proteins:
- the FZR1 gene encoding fizzy-related protein homolog, translated as MDQDYERRLLRQINIQNENTMPCVAEMRRTLTPSNSPMSSPSKHGDRFIPSRAGANWSINFHRINENEKSPSQNRKAKDATSDNGKDGLAYSALLKNELLGAGIEKVQDPQTEDRRLQPSTPEKKSLFTYSLSTKRSSPDDGNEVSPYSLSPVSNKSQKLLRSPRKPTRKISKIPFKVLDAPELQDDFYLNLVDWSSLNVLSVGLGTCVYLWSACTSQVTRLCDLSVEGDSVTSVGWSERGNLVAVGTHKGFVQIWDAAAGKKLSMLEGHTARVGALAWNADQLSSGSRDRMILQRDIRTPPLQSERRLQGHRQEVCGLKWSTDHQLLASGGNDNKLLVWNHSSLSPVQQYTEHLAAVKAIAWSPHQHGLLASGGGTADRCIRFWNTLTGQPLQCIDTGSQVCNLAWSKHANELVSTHGYSQNQILVWKYPSLTQVAKLTGHSYRVLYLAMSPDGEAIVTGAGDETLRFWNVFSKTRSTKESVSVLNLFTRIR; from the exons ATGGACCAGGATTACGAGAGACGTCTGCTGCGCCAAATCAACATACAGAATGAAAACACAATGCCTTGC GTAGCAGAGATGAGAAGAACCCTGACGCCTTCCAATTCTCCAATGTCTTCTCCTAGTAAGCATGGTGACAGATTCATTCCCTCAAGAGCTGGGGCCAACTGGAGCATCAACTTCCACAGAATAAAT GAAAACGAAAAATCACCaagtcaaaacagaaaagcaaaggatgCTACATCAGACAATGGCAAAG ATGGCCTTGCTTACTCTGCCTTGCTGAAGAACGAACTCCTAGGAGCAGGGATCGAGAAAGTGCAAGACCCACAGACGGAAGACAGGAGGCTGCAGCCGTCCACCCCGGAGAAGAAGTCTCTCTTCACT TATTCACTCAGCACAAAACGCTCTAGTCCAGATGATGGCAACGAGGTCTCACCATATTCCCTGTCTCCTGTCAGCAACAAAAG TCAGAAGCTGTTAAGATCACCTCGAAAACCAACTCGGAAAATCTCAAAGATTCCTTTCAAAGTGCTGGATGCCCCAGAGCTGCAGGATGACTTCTACCTGAACCTGGTGGACTGGTCCTCTCTTAACGTCCTCAGCGTTGGTCTTGGGACTTGTGTTTACCTATGGAGCGCTTGTACTAGCCAG GTAACCCGCCTGTGTGATCTCTCTGTGGAAGGAGATTCTGTAACATCTGTGGGCTGGTCAGAACGG GGGAACTTGGTAGCCGTTGGCACTCACAAGGGCTTTGTACAGATCTGGGAcgcagctgcaggaaaaaagctCTCCATGCTAGAGGGGCACACAGCCAGAGTTG GTGCCTTGGCGTGGAACGCAGACCAGCTGTCTTCTGGGAGCCGAGACAGGATGATCCTTCAGAGGGACATCCGCACCCCACCCCTGCAGTCTGAGCGGCGGCTTCAGGGCCACAGGCAGGAGGTCTGTGGGCTCAAATGGTCTACAGACCACCAGCTCCTGGCCTCTGGAGGAAACGATAACAAG CTCCTTGTCTGGAATCATTCCAGCCTGAGTCCTGTCCAACAATACACAGAACATCTTGCAGCAGTAAAAGCTATCGCCTGGTCTCCACACCAGCACGGACTCCTCGCCTCTGGCGGTGGGACAGCTGACCGCTGCATACGCTTCTGGAACACGCTCACCGGGCAGCCTTTGCAGTGCATCGACACCGGGTCGCAGGTGTGCAACCTGGCCTGGTCCAAACATGCCAACGAGCTG GTGAGTACCCACGGATACTCGCAGAACCAGATCCTCGTCTGGAAATACCCCTCATTAACTCAAGTAGCAAAGCTAACGGGGCACTCGTACAGAGTCTTATATCTG GCAATGTCCCCTGATGGGGAGGCCATAGTTACAGGAGCTGGAGATGAAACCTTGCGCTTCTGGAACGTCTTCAGTAAAACTCGCTCGACAAAG GAGTCTGTATCCGTTCTCAACCTCTTCACCAGGATACGATAA